In Salinibaculum sp. SYNS191, the genomic window CTAATGCGATGATGACATAGTACTTACCAAGTACGCTTGCTCCAAGCACCCGGGCGAAGTAGACCGTGGCGAGGAAGCCGACGATAGACGTGACGACATCGGAGATAAAGTAAACGACGGATGTCTTCGCCAGCCGCATTACGGTTAGCGAAGAAACGGCCCAATAATTGTCTTTTGATGGCTGCTCACGTAGGTGGACTGTTTTGTTGATTGGAGCGTGTCATAGAATTCGTCTCATATCTTCTCACAGCCCGGCTCGTTTCCTCGTTCGAAGTTGGTAATTGCAACGACGATTCGCAGACACAACGCGAGGAACACTTCTGTTCGGCTGCCGTGTTGAATAGATGCTGAGTCACGGTTAGAGCGGTTCACAAAGCGGTTCTATGTTCGAGATTGCGAACATAAGAACGATTTCACGGAACTGCCGATACCAGCCGAGCGCTCGCACGGCATGAGCGACCAGTGCAACTTCTGACCCCTGATCCTGAACGGGAACTTCGAGAGACCAATGTTGGAGACACTGGCGAACTGACCGGCCGTGTTTGTCTGTTCTCCAGGTACGGGTCAAAACTAACGCAGACCACTCTCGCCGAGCGAGCGCTTCGTTGTCGAATACGAAGTCTCGGCCATCCAGCGCTGAGAGTAGCCTTTTGCCCGGATGAGTGCGTTGTGCCCTAGCGTCAACGGTCTCGATCCCCCGCTGTAAGATGAGTGGTTCGACGCCAAGTGCGTAGAACTCGTATTTCGTGATCCAGTTGTGGAACGCTTTGTCGGCGGCGACGGAGAGCAGGTCGTCCGCGTTCCGGCGGACGACCTGCGGCCCGGTCTTCGTATCGTGTTTCCACCGCGCCGAGATATGTACGTCAAGGACGGCAAGAGACTCTCTGTCAGTTAGTGTCGTCACTTTCAGTGTTTGAACGTTACTTCCTGACCGCTGGCGGTAGTACGACGAAGCTGATCGACGGTCGAAGAACGTGCTGTCGAGTGCAGCATGGCCAGACTGCGGGTGTTGCTGCGCTGAAACGCGCAGCAACGCCCGCCAGACCCACATTTCCAACCGGTCGAACGATTTGTAGATCGTACTGTAGTCAGGGAGATCGTCAGGATCTATACCAAGTGCGTCACACATCTCGGTCATATACTTCAGCCGATTCGGCGTTTCTCGGTAGCTGTGGCCGTCTTGAAGCCGAAGACAGTGCAGGACGACGCGCTTCCAGCGGGCGAACCCGCCGCTGGCGGGCTCGTCCGCGTGCTTTCCCAACGCTTGTTTGGCTGGGTGCCGACACTGCTCAACGAAGTCGAGGAGGTCGATCTCCATGGTCAGAGTCGAATTCCTCGACTTCACCCTTCTAACCCGTGATATCAGCCGATTGGACCGCTATTTAACACGGCAGTTCGCGCATGGACGTGGCCTCGGGCGCGGACGTGCCCGAGGCCGCAGTCCTTGACCGCGTCGTTGGTTCGTTCGACCCCCTTCCGGTTGTTGTACGTCTCGTCCAAGATCAGTACCTCACAAAGCCGGTTAGTTAGAACGTCTGCTTGCTGCGAATGTGCCTAGCAAACAGCAGCAAGCAGACAATGAAATTCACGAAGACCAGCTCCTTAACTTTCTCGTCAACGCTCTCGACCAGGAAATCTCTCTTGACCTCGGTGCTAATGCTGAAATCGATACTGAGGACATATACGAGGTCCTCGTCGGCGCGTGCGCCGACGGGACCTCGATCTCTACGCTCTGTAGTTCCAGCGAGAACTCACCCGCAGCAAACACGATTCTCTACCATCTGCGGACGAAGTTCGAGCTGGAACGGCTCGAACGAGTCGCTAACACGCTCCTTCGGCGGGATGTCATCGAACTACTTCCTGAGCAGGTGGAGGTCTGCGCAGACCTCCACCTGCGGCCCTACTACGGTAATGAAGACGACACGGACGGTCTCTATCACTCCGAGGCCAAGCGTGGAACCACCGCATTCCACGCTTATGCGACACTCTACGCGCGTGTGAAGAACAAACGGCACACGCTGGCGGTGCGCCGTCTCGAAGACGGCGACACCGCCAGCAGTGTCCTCGCCGAGTTTCTTGGAGTCCTCGATGGCCTTGACGCCGAGGTCAAGGCCGTCTACCTCGATCGCGGATTCTACGACAGCAAGTGTCTCACGCTGCTTCAAGCGCACAACTACGCTTACGTGATGCCGATCATCAGATGGGGTGAGACGATTCAGCAGGAACTCTCGGAAGGATGGAGCCGCGTCATTAACCACGATTTGACAGGGAAACTCGACGGTCACAGCTGGACCGTCGAGTTTCCCGTCTACATCGACTGTACGTACCTGAACGGACGGTACGACGAGAACGGTGTGGCGCGTCACGGCTACGCCGCTGACGCGCCGTTCATCGAGACCCCACGCGCCGCTCGATACCACTACTCGAAACGCTTCGGTATCGAGTCGAGCTATCGCTTGTCTGAGCAAGCGATAGCGACGAAAACAACGCGGGACGCGACAGTGAGATTGCTGTACGTCGTGGTGAGTCTCCTCTTGCAGAATGCGTGGCGGTATCTCCACTACGAATACGTGGCGACGCCCCGCCGAGGCGGGCGTCGCCTCTGGTGGTGGCCGTACAAGGAGTTCGTCAATATGGTTCGGCGGGCCGCGTGGACGGCCCTCGCAGTGCGTCGGGGCGTCCCCGCGAACCGACCACCTGATGACCGGTTCCACCGGTAATCACCGACCGAGTACGCCGCTTCGTGAGTGGCAACGCTGTCGCGTCGGCGGCTGATCGCCGCCGACAGCGACAGCTCCGGCGTCGATTAGCGTTCTTTGACCGCTATCGACGACTCATCCCAACAGAACAGGTGACTCAGGTCAGGTTAACTGGCGATGCTTTGTGAGGTACTGAAGATGGATTGTTTCAGCTGCACCTCCTCGGTGTGTTCCTTGATCCGGTCTTCGATCCTGTACTCGATGTCTTTGGGGTCGTCAGTGTTTCGCGAGTTGTACGGAGCGATTGGCACGACCCCTGCGGCCAGCAGGTGGTCGTGCCAATCGAGGATGTCGTAGGTGCTGTCTCCAAGCATCCAGATCGGTGTGCCGACGGCGAGCGCGTCACCCGTGACGCGCATCGCCGTCTCCTGATCCGCTTGTTTGGCTTGTGTGAACTCCACCGCGATCGGGATCTTTGAACCGGTCGAAACGATCGTACAACCGAAGCCGTAGTAGTACTCCTCAGCGGTTGGGTCGTAGTTCCAGGAGGCAGCGTTGTTGTACTGGATCGCTTCGACGTGGGTCGAATCGATTGAGTACGTGGAGTCGAGCCTGTCGAAGACATCGTCAATGACGTGTTCGAGGTCGGTGAGAAAGCGGTCAACCGTGTCTCTGGGTGGCGGTTTGTCGAGTCCGCAGTAGTACCAGACGAGGCTGTGCTGGAGTTCTCGCGTGACCGGACGTGTGCCGTAGACATCCTCGTAGTAGTATTGCAGAAAGCCACGAAAGAGATCCGGTGGCTGGTGCACTCGTGTTCGCCCCCTCGAAGCGGTGGCGAACACGTCATATTCCATCAGAAACTCGAACTCAAGATGTTCGAACAGCGGTACTGTCTCCGTAGCCGCCGCATTCAAGAAGTCGTCTACCGAAGCGACGTCTTGCGAGGCGTTGGTACTGCTGGACACAGTTTCCAAGCCCTCCGGCCTCCCAAGGGAGGCTTTTTATGACACGCTCATAGAACAGAAACTGGACGCGTGGATGGCAGAGCACGGCAACCGTTTGATCTCGCCAAGGATGGCGGTTTCCAGATATCATACGAGACCAACTGCAGGATCTCGGGTACGTGATGGGGTAAGTGTCACGTCCGAATACGAAGCATTCTTTATTAGACTCGACTTGGACGATAATAATGTATACCCTTTCTGACCTACGGAAGGCTATTCATCATCCCATTTTTTTACTCCGGGAGGTGAATATCCTCTACCACAGTCGCTTCCGGAAAGTAGACTACAATAAGAGCGGTGTCGATATCTTCGACGAGGATTGGGACAACTTGATTTTACTCGACGCCTGCCGGTACGACGCGTTTGCAGAGACTGTGGATCTTGAGGGCCGTCTTGAGAGTCGTATCTCACGTGGTGCCACCTCGCCTGAGTTTATGAGAGGGAACTTCACCAATGCCATACACCATGACACCGTCTATGTGACCGGGAACGGCTGGTATTTCAAACTTCGTGATGACATCAATGCCGAACTCCATGCTGAACGAAATGTACAGCACGACGGAATCGACCCAACGCCAATTACTGACGCAGCTCTTGAGGCGACAGCGAAGTACCCAAACAAGCGTCTCATCATCCACTACATGCACCCCCACTACCCGTATCTCGGCAAGACGGCGACCGAGGACCGCGGAGGGTTCAACCTGCAGACCGACGGACTCCTCGGCGACATCCAGCGCCGTGAGGTGTCGATACCGGATGAGGTAATACGTCAAGCGTACTTGGAGACACTTGAGGCAGTCCTCGATGAAGTTGCGAGGCTTCTGGATACTTTTCAGGGAAAGACCATCATCTCTGCGGACCACGGTGAATTGCTCGGCGAGCGCTGTTTCCCGCTCCCCATCAAGGACTACTCTCACCACGGAAAGCTATATGTAGAAGAACTTGTCAAGATCCCGTGGTTCGTCCACGAGACGGGTGAGCGTAAGGACATCGTGGCCGAATCGCCAGAGGCGAAGGTCGAGACCGACGAAGAAGCAGTCGATGAACGACTCCGAAAGCTCGGCTACAAGCTCTGATTCAATTCGTCAGCCGCTCTTGCCACCGCTCAAGGAGCTGGAACGCCGCCTTGTTCTTCGCCGGGAGCAGGGACGCGCCTAGCGTAGCGATAGCGCGGTAATCAGAAGGATCCTGTTGGACCACGTCAAGGAGGACACGACGGGCCTCACCGAACCGGCCCGCGTGGAACAACTGCTTTCCGTATCGGTACTTTGCCATCCGCTCTCTCTCGGTCCGGTACTCACGAAGTTGGGGGAATTCTTGGCAGAGAAGGTCTATCTCCCGGCGCTCATTCTCGTACATCATGTCTGGATTGCTGGTCGTGGAGTCGTCGCGTCGGCGCTTGTAGGCAAGGGCGTCATTGATTCGCGCGACCGAACACCGCCTGAACAACCGGACCCAGAGGTGAGGGTCCTCTCTCACTTCCAGATCCTCGTCGAAGGGGACGTCTTCGAAGCATGTCGTCCGGCCGACGACCGTGAGGTGAGGGATGCCGTGTCCGACTCGGAAGAAGTCGATATAGTGGCACTCCTGGTTTTCGACGGGCAATGAGGAGAGGTAGGTCACCGAGCCGTCCTCATCGATGACGTATTCGTCCGTGTAGACGATGTCGACTCCCTCTTTGAGGCGTTCAACCTGTTGTTCGAGTTTCTCGGGTGCGTAATAGTCATCGTCGGCAAGGAATCCAACGTACTTTCCGCTAGCCGCCTCAATACCTGCGTTCCAGGCGGCCGGGAGGCCGGAAGGCTCTTGAAACTGGTACTCGACCCAGTCATGGTCCCGCGCGAGGGTTCGAAGCCACTCCTCGCCCGAACTGTCTATGATGACGAGTTCCACGTTGTCATAGGTCTGATTGGCGACGCTCTGTAACGACTGCCCGACGAGGTCCAAGTCGGGTTCGTAGGTCGCAAGCACGACAGAGACCAGCGGCCCCGTTCCCGTTTGCTTCTTTTGAGGAAAATCGAGGTCCGGTCCAATCATCGCCTACTGGTATTCAGCATCGGCATTTCAATGTCCCGGTCCACAGTACGAAACAAATTTCAATACAGGTTAATTCATACAAACATGGATATTCCCCTTGCACTCCCGACCATCTCTGACGAGATGGTCAGCGAGGTTGAGCGCGTTTTGCGCAACGAGTTCTTCCTTCGAGGCGAGACGGTCGCGGCATTCGAGGAATCCTTTGCCGAGTACGTCGGGACCGACGAGGCCGTCGCCGTGAGCAGCGGCACGGATGCGCTACATCTCTCACTGGAGGCCCTCGGTGTTGGGCCGGGGGACGCCGTCGTGACGACGCCGGCGACGTTCATCTCCACCGCGAACGCCATCGTCGCAACGGGGGCGGAACCGGTCTTTGTCGATGTCGACTTAGACACATACACAATCGACACCGAACAACTGGAAACGGTCGTTGACCGGCGCGACGACGTGGCAGCAATCCTTCCGGTCCACTTGTACGGGTATCCCGTCGACATCGACGCAGTTCGTTCGGTGGCGGGCGATGTTCCTGTTCTCTCTGACGCCTGTCAGGCCCACGGTGCCACGCTCCGTGGTGAACGCGTCGGTTCGATAGCGGATGTCGCTACCTTCTCGTTTTATCCCTCGAAGAACATGACCGTGGCCGGTGACGGTGGCATGGTCACCACGGACGACCCGAACGTCGCCGATATGGTCCGCTCGCTCCGTGACGTGGGACGCGGTGAGGGGAACTACGAACATCCACGAATCGGCTACACGGCCAGGATGGACACGATGAACGCGGCAGTCGGTAAGGGACAGCTACGTCACCTTGACGACTGGAACGAGCGGCGCCGTGACGTCGCCACAGCGTACACCGACGGCCTCGACGGGATTGGCGACCTTGTCCTCCCACCCGACCCCGGCGAGGACCGGGAGTCTGCGTGGTACCTCTACGTCGTCCGGACGGCTGACCGAGACGCACTCCAGTCACACCTGGAAGCAGCAGGCGTCGAGACGGGTATCCACTACAGTACGCCTGTTCACCTTCATCCCCCTTACCGAGACCGTGGGTTCGAACCCGGAGCATTCCCAGAAGCAGAACGCTGGGCGGAGGAAGTACTCAGCCTCCCTATGCACCCGCAGCTCACGGACCAAGAGGTTGAGTACGTCGTGGAGTCCGTTCGGGGGTTTTTTGCGTGAACGTCGGCGTCGTGGGTCTCGGATACTGGGGTTCCAAAGTCATCGACGAGTACGCCACGCTCCGCGATCGAGACGACATCGACCAAGTGATCGCCATCGACACGGATCCGGACGCACTCGCGTCGGTGTCGTGTGCTGATGCGGCCCACGAGTCGGTAGAGGCGGCGCTGTCTGAGGTGGACGCCCTCCACGTGGCCACTTCAAACGCCACACACTTTTCCATAGCAGAGACGGCACTGAACGCCGACGTTGACGTACTGGTCGAGAAACCGCTGACAACGGATTCCCGGACAGCGTACGACCTGGTGGAACTGGCAAGTGAACGCGGCCGAATCCTTCAGACGGGGCATATTTTTCGATTCGCGAATGTCGTGCGACGAGTCAAGCAGGAGTATGAGGAGGGTCAATTCGGCGAACTGAACCATCTCTCCCTTCGCTGGACCCACGAACTCGACACCTACCGCGAAGCCGACGTTCTGTGGGACCTTCTCCCTCACCCTCTTGACATCCTTAATTTCGTCACCGGCGAGTGGCCCCGGGATGTGACTGGTGTGTCGACAGTGGACGCGGACGGCACGCGAACGGCAGCACAGGTCGGCCTCGATTACGGTGACTTCGCCGCCACCGTCGAGGTGAGCTGGGTCGACAAGACTCGGCGGCGCACGCTTGAGATTGCAGGGTCACGACGGTCGTCCGTGATCGAGTGCGTAGAGCAGTCTATTACTCACCGTGATTCCAACGGAGAGTCGGCAGTTGACGTCACGGCGAACAACACAATACTCGCTGAGGTGGAGAACTTCATCCGCGCCATCGAGACAGGTGAGAACACGTTCAACTCCGCAATCGTGGGCGCACGGACAGTCGACGCGATTCAGTCGGTCGTGGAGGAACTCGACGAATGACGGATGGACCACGGTACGCCGTCCAGTCGGGCGTCGAGGCCGCGGATGACGTGACCATCTACGACCAGGTAAACCTCTATGAGTGCGAACTAGGCGACGGAGTCAAGATAGACGCGTTTGTCTACATCGAGGAAGACGTCATCGTCGGTGCTGGCACGACAATTCGCCCCTTTAGTTTCATCCCGACCGGCGTCACGCTCGGTAAGGACGTCTTCGTCGGTCCAAACGTCACGTTCACAAACGATAAGTATCCCAGCGTCAATGGTGACTGGGAACTACTGGAGATGACTGTCAAGGACGGAGCGGCCATCGGTGCTGGCGCGGTCATCGGACCGGGAGTGACCATCGGCAAAGACGCGACGGTTGGGGCAGGTGCAGTGGTCCTTGACGACGTTCCCGCCGGGGCTACGGTGGTGGGGAACCCGGCGGAGAGCATCGACAGATAGGACAAAGCAGGCAGGATTTTTGTCACACGGCCACTTTGGCGTTCTAATGAATAGTCAGCTAGGCGTGGACGCCCGACTACGTGTTTGCCTGTCGTGGGCCAGCACCGACTCGAAGTATTTCTTTGATTTTCCAGCCCTGTTTGCAATAGGATTCCTGGCACCCAGCTGAGTATCTCTTTTGCTTTCGTGATATCCCGACAGCGCTGCTGTGTGTCTCTTCTGGGGTGGTTCGTATCCGATTGCTCTTCGTATCTACGACACGCAGAACGCTCCCGGCGAGTCCGTTTTATCGCCATCTCGTCCGCCTTGCCGATGTTGACGATGTCTCTTTTGAACCCCTCGGTTCCGCCGAAGATGATAGTGCGACTGACAGATAACGAATACTACCGACTACGTTGCAAGGGGCCGCAAAACTCTTACTTATATCCAAGAGCCGACAGCTGATCTGTCACGTCTGGCTCTTCTGTCTTCTCGAACGTTTCCTCGGCGGAGTACGTGTTCTCGTCGAAGGCCTCAGTGACGACCCAGGGGACATTGCGAACACACTGCATCGGAAATCCACTGTGTCCGTAGACGCCGAACTCCCCAAGTGCTGTCCCGTGATCAGACGAGATTATCATCTGTTCGGCATTCAGATTCTCTCGGAGTAACTCCACGTCGTCAAGCACGTATTGGAGATTATCCACGTATGATTGGATTACGTCGAAGATGTGAATATCTCCCTGCCTGATGGCATTCCAGCGGTCCCAAACACCACCGCTGCCGAACGAATCGTTCGGTTGGTCGTCTTGCAAACTTGGTATCGATGGGAAGTGGGGTTGCATGTAGTGGACGATGAGGCGAACGTCCTCGTCTTCGTATCTCCGTCCAGCCCTGATGGCCGCGTCAGTGACCGGCCGTGCCGGCATCGCGTCCATCTCCCTGTCCCATTCTGCCTGGTAAACGTGTTCTACCTCCAGGAAATCCGAATCGTCTATGCAAGAACTGGCAAATGGATTTCCGGTCACATAGACAGTGCGACTCATTTCGCTACTGTAGGATTCGTGGAAGGTTCGCTCCATCCAGTCGTCTGACCGTCCAGCTATTGAGCGTCTCTGTCCGACATTGTCCATCCAAGAGTACTCTCGAGAGACGTGTTCGAGAGCGTCAACCCGACAAGCATCAAGAAGAACAAGGGTGTCCCAGTCATTCTCGTAGACATTGTGTCCCCTTTCTACTACCGTCCCGTATCGACGGAGAGCGCCTACATAGAGTTCGTAGGCACTTTCAAGAACGCCCTCGCGCCCCTTGCCGATACGCCGTCTCGTGTCCGTGAGCCAATCAACAAATGTCATTGGTAATCTCCTTTTGAATCATACTCGGACACTATCTGTAATGCCAATCAATGCACCGGTTTCCAGTAGTTGTGGCGAGTGACTCACTGCCAGGGACACAAGTTATGGCTAGATAAAATATCTCTCAGAATGTTGAATCTAAAGCGGCTAAACACCGACCTGCAAGCACATGTCCGTGCTCGTCACCGGGGCGCGGAGTTCATAGGGCCCAACCTCGCCGGGTACTCTTGAATGCGATTACACTGTCGTCATCCTCGATAACCTCAACCTGGTTACGACACTAATACCAAGCAACGGAGCCTCAACCAACAGGAGTTAGCATCGGAGTGTCCACCGTGACCAGTGCCAGTGGCCCATACTTGAGGTTCCTCCGCGAAAGTCTCGGCGTCTAACACCGACCATGCGCTCCTCAACTCCGGCAGCGAATTTTCGTGTGATCAACCAGCCGAGGTATCAGTCGGCCTCCGTGAGGAGCGCCATCACACTCGCTCGCGGTATAGCTGACTACTATATATCGTTAGGTTCGACGCTCTGGTGGTCCCACAGGAGGTCGACGTATTGCTGTAGTCCCGCCACAAACGCCCCGTTCTCGGTTATTGCGGCTTGACGCCTTGCAACGGGAACATCGTGTCCCCCGACAAGGAGGACGGCCTTCCCGCTATCGTAATCCAAGCTCGGGTCACCGATGGTTCCGCGGATCGGTTGTTGTTGCTCGGAGAAGCGGAACCGGACCTCGGGATAGTCGGTCTGGAGGCGCTCGACGATGTCCGCCTGTCGGGATCGATCATCATCGTCGAGGAGCGAGGGGTGCATGAACAGCACGCGGACCGAGACGCCCACATCCAGAGCATCCGCCAGTGCTGCTTCGACATCGTCGAAGTAGTCGAAGCCCTTTGTTATGACGTCGACGGACTCTGTGGCCACTCTGTAAAGCGTTCGCGTCTCTGTCTCGGAAGGGTCACCCACGTCGACGACGTAAAATAGTTCTTCGGTCGGAGTGATTTCGTCGCTCGCTTGCTGGTAGAGCGGTTCGAACGTGTCGACGAACTCCTCGCGGGCATTTTCGATCTCTTGGCGCTGGCGCTCGTAGCGCTGTCGCCGGTTCTCGACAGCCCTATTAGAGATTTCGGCTGGCGATTTCGGCTGGTATATTTTCGGTCTTCCTGGGATGACCTTCACGTAGCCGGCGTCGGCCAGAGTGTCCAGTACGCCGTAGATGCGTGCCTTCGGGATGCCTGTGGCCTCGGCCAGATCGGGCGCCGTCGTCCGGCCGAGTGACAGCAACTCACGTAGCGCGGTCTGTTCGTACTCGGTCAGATCGAGCCGTTCGAAGAACTCTAGTCCACGGTCGTCTTCCATTGGCGCAGTTTGTGATGGCCAGGACCAATGATTCTGCCGGTCGCGAGCGCACCCGGCCGTCTGGGCTCGAGTCACTGATAGACTATCATCATGACACTCCTGTGAGCTCCAACTTGGTGTGCGAGAAAGCCCTCAGCCTGGGCCGGTCACTCGTCGAGTTCCGCTGCTGCGTCGACGAGCAGCCCGTCGATGATTTCCGGCGTCGTCGGGTGATACGCCCGGTCCGGAATCTCTCGAACGTCAAGTTCCATCTCGACGGCCAGTTGCATCGTCTTGGCCATGACGTCTGCGTCGGGGTGAAGGCCCTGGTACCCGAGGACGGTGCCGTCCGCGCCGACGACGAGTCGAGCCAGCCCTTCGGAGTAGTCCCGACTCCGGAAGACACCCTCTCCGGAAACCTCGCGAGTGGCGACGACGTGCTCGATTCCCGCCTCGCTGGCCGACGCGGCCGTGTGGCCGAGCCGTGCGTAGGGCAGCTCTGTCAGGCCGGAGAAGACGACCTGGTGGGTGACGTTCTCGTAGGGTTGAACGGCCTCTCCGTTACGGTGTCGGAGGACGTTCTCGGCGGCGACTGCCCCCTCCTCTTTGGCGACGTGGAGAATCGG contains:
- a CDS encoding Gfo/Idh/MocA family protein produces the protein MNVGVVGLGYWGSKVIDEYATLRDRDDIDQVIAIDTDPDALASVSCADAAHESVEAALSEVDALHVATSNATHFSIAETALNADVDVLVEKPLTTDSRTAYDLVELASERGRILQTGHIFRFANVVRRVKQEYEEGQFGELNHLSLRWTHELDTYREADVLWDLLPHPLDILNFVTGEWPRDVTGVSTVDADGTRTAAQVGLDYGDFAATVEVSWVDKTRRRTLEIAGSRRSSVIECVEQSITHRDSNGESAVDVTANNTILAEVENFIRAIETGENTFNSAIVGARTVDAIQSVVEELDE
- a CDS encoding acyltransferase; the protein is MTDGPRYAVQSGVEAADDVTIYDQVNLYECELGDGVKIDAFVYIEEDVIVGAGTTIRPFSFIPTGVTLGKDVFVGPNVTFTNDKYPSVNGDWELLEMTVKDGAAIGAGAVIGPGVTIGKDATVGAGAVVLDDVPAGATVVGNPAESIDR
- a CDS encoding DegT/DnrJ/EryC1/StrS family aminotransferase, which gives rise to MDIPLALPTISDEMVSEVERVLRNEFFLRGETVAAFEESFAEYVGTDEAVAVSSGTDALHLSLEALGVGPGDAVVTTPATFISTANAIVATGAEPVFVDVDLDTYTIDTEQLETVVDRRDDVAAILPVHLYGYPVDIDAVRSVAGDVPVLSDACQAHGATLRGERVGSIADVATFSFYPSKNMTVAGDGGMVTTDDPNVADMVRSLRDVGRGEGNYEHPRIGYTARMDTMNAAVGKGQLRHLDDWNERRRDVATAYTDGLDGIGDLVLPPDPGEDRESAWYLYVVRTADRDALQSHLEAAGVETGIHYSTPVHLHPPYRDRGFEPGAFPEAERWAEEVLSLPMHPQLTDQEVEYVVESVRGFFA
- a CDS encoding glycosyltransferase is translated as MIGPDLDFPQKKQTGTGPLVSVVLATYEPDLDLVGQSLQSVANQTYDNVELVIIDSSGEEWLRTLARDHDWVEYQFQEPSGLPAAWNAGIEAASGKYVGFLADDDYYAPEKLEQQVERLKEGVDIVYTDEYVIDEDGSVTYLSSLPVENQECHYIDFFRVGHGIPHLTVVGRTTCFEDVPFDEDLEVREDPHLWVRLFRRCSVARINDALAYKRRRDDSTTSNPDMMYENERREIDLLCQEFPQLREYRTERERMAKYRYGKQLFHAGRFGEARRVLLDVVQQDPSDYRAIATLGASLLPAKNKAAFQLLERWQERLTN
- a CDS encoding TrmB family transcriptional regulator translates to MEDDRGLEFFERLDLTEYEQTALRELLSLGRTTAPDLAEATGIPKARIYGVLDTLADAGYVKVIPGRPKIYQPKSPAEISNRAVENRRQRYERQRQEIENAREEFVDTFEPLYQQASDEITPTEELFYVVDVGDPSETETRTLYRVATESVDVITKGFDYFDDVEAALADALDVGVSVRVLFMHPSLLDDDDRSRQADIVERLQTDYPEVRFRFSEQQQPIRGTIGDPSLDYDSGKAVLLVGGHDVPVARRQAAITENGAFVAGLQQYVDLLWDHQSVEPNDI
- a CDS encoding ISH3 family transposase, with protein sequence MPSKQQQADNEIHEDQLLNFLVNALDQEISLDLGANAEIDTEDIYEVLVGACADGTSISTLCSSSENSPAANTILYHLRTKFELERLERVANTLLRRDVIELLPEQVEVCADLHLRPYYGNEDDTDGLYHSEAKRGTTAFHAYATLYARVKNKRHTLAVRRLEDGDTASSVLAEFLGVLDGLDAEVKAVYLDRGFYDSKCLTLLQAHNYAYVMPIIRWGETIQQELSEGWSRVINHDLTGKLDGHSWTVEFPVYIDCTYLNGRYDENGVARHGYAADAPFIETPRAARYHYSKRFGIESSYRLSEQAIATKTTRDATVRLLYVVVSLLLQNAWRYLHYEYVATPRRGGRRLWWWPYKEFVNMVRRAAWTALAVRRGVPANRPPDDRFHR